One genomic window of Magnolia sinica isolate HGM2019 chromosome 3, MsV1, whole genome shotgun sequence includes the following:
- the LOC131241335 gene encoding probable membrane-associated kinase regulator 2 — translation MEALSLLKYWRASPAANVRNPTTTITVETDDDDDDEGPFFDLEFAVPDDEDDDEDEDEDDQENRDADEQGDGSEETDGEREFDLAVSSGTSQERTDPNLTLSPSDDLFFKGRLVPLEPSSLAFNPSEPNSKPQFPVSLLKSATKFRIFLLGFKKPKPTAETNGATPPPKQQQQQQQSKLFTVKFKVDEVPIVSLFTRDNSSRNSGSKNQQQQQQQQQTVEDVVSDEGMSASDAKRFAKDVVHKYLKMIKPLYVKVSRKYGEKLRFSGQLSLGSGKTSPTANNEGVAAAQGEVESMPPAAAAAAAAATTTSTSTSTTTPAPPAAPTNISKNQKQGNLPAGLRVVCKHLGKSRSASAAVAAVAPSPLQAQQRRDDSLFQQQDGIQSAIAHCKRSFNASNKEVEERSLPRSVSDTSADKSGDVCLTSSGKGKEACI, via the exons ATGGAAGCTCTCAGCTTGCTCAAGTACTGGAGAGCAAGTCCCGCTGCTAACGTCCGCAACCCAACCACCACCATCACAGTGGAAACGGACGACGATGACGACGATGAAGGCCCTTTCTTCGATCTGGAGTTTGCAGTGCCTGACGATGAGGATgacgatgaagatgaagatgaagatgatcaaGAAAACAGAGACGCAGACGAACAAGGGGACGGTTCCGAGGAGACagacggagagagagagtttgacttggCGGTGTCGTCTGGCACGAGCCAAGAACGGACAGATCCGAATCTTACTCTCTCTCCTTCGGACGATCTCTTCTTCAAGGGAAGGCTCGTGCCACTTGAGCCGTCCTCCCTTGCCTTTAATCCATCGGAGCCTAATTCCAAGCCCCAGTTCCCCGTCTCCTTGCTCAAATCAGCCACCAAGTTCCGCATCTTCTTGCTAGGGTTTAAGAAGCCTAAACCCACCGCCGAGACGAATGGTGCTACACCACCTcccaagcagcagcagcagcagcagcagagcaAGCTTTTTACCGTGAAATTCAAGGTTGACGAGGTCCCAATCGTGTCTCTCTTTACTAGAGACAACAGCTCTAGGAACTCCGGCAGTAaaaaccagcagcagcagcagcagcagcagcagacggTGGAAGATGTTGTCTCCGACGAAGGGATGTCGGCTTCTGACGCGAAGCGGTTTGCAAAGGATGTTGTACACAAGTATCTGAAGATGATAAAGCCGCTCTACGTTAAGGTTTCTCGCAAGTATGGAGAGAAGCTAAGATTTTCCGGGCAGCTGAGCTTAGGCTCAGGAAAGACATCTCCAACGGCGAACAATGAGGGAGTAGCAGCTGCTCAAGGAGAAGTGGAATCCAtgccaccagcagcagcagcagcagcagcagcagcaacaacaacatcaacatcaacatcaacaaCAACGCCGGCGCCTCCTGCTGCTCCTACTAACATTAGTAAGAATCAGAAGCAAGGGAACCTGCCGGCGGGTTTACGCGTTGTCTGCAAGCACTTAGGAAAAAGCCGATCGGCATCAGCTGCAGTGGCTGCAGTGGCACCATCACCGTTGCAGGCGCAGCAGAGGCGGGACGATTCGCTTTTTCAGCAGCAGGATGGGATTCAAAGCGCCATTGCTCACTGCAAGAGGTCCTTCAATGCTTCTAATAAAG AGGTTGAGGAGCGTTCGTTGCCGCGGTCAGTGAGCGATACCTCTGCTGATAAGTCGGGCGATGTCTGCTTGACCAGTTCAGGAAAAGGGAAAGAAGCTTGCATTTGA